One Companilactobacillus heilongjiangensis genomic window, CAAGAGAAATGTTTCCACCTATAGGGATTTTTCCTATTGAATTGGATGGAGAGTTGCTCTGGAGTTTCCAGTTGGTGATGCCATCATATTTTTGGAAAATTTTTTCAGCATCAGCGTAGTCTTGTGCTGTAGCAGCTTTGACCATGGTCTGCGATTGAATAACCGTCAAAAACATCATCAAAGCCGTAAATAAAACAAATAATATTCTTGTGACCAACTTATTCCTTTTCATTTTTATTCCCCCGAAAATACAATTAAAAATTTAATAGTTATAAAATTTAGTCTAATTTGTCCAAATTCATTCAGATTTATTATAATCTATAATAATTAATTTAATGATTCACATCTCAATGTTATTTTTTTCACAGAATGAATCAAACACTCAATAAAAAAAGGAAGAAAAATATGAATCAATTTTTTTCGATTGGTCAGCTTGCTGAACTGTTTAATATCAAGATATCTACCTTGCGTTATTACGATGAAGTAGGCTTACTGAAGCCTGCTAAAGTCAATACTAAAACGAATTATCGCTACTATTCGACACAAGAATTCGAACGGTTAAATGTGATTGGTTATTTGCGAGCATTGGATTTGTCAGTTGAATCAATTAAAGATTTCTTTGAAGCTCGTGATATTGATAAATTGGAAGAAATGCTAAAGCAACAAAAATCACAAGTTCAGGCACAAATTAAAGTTTTACAAAACGTTGAACAGCGAATTGACGCTCGAATTGGACAAGTTGAAGATGCTACACATAGCAAATTAGATACGATTGAATTAATTGATTTGCCAGAAATCCCCGTAATTTATTTAGATGAAAATTATCGTCCCAGTGATGATATTGAATTTCCTATCGTAACCTTGCGACAAAAATATGGGGTGGATAAGAATATTTTTTTGGGAAAAATTGCGTTGAGGATTTCTATGGAACAGTTACAACAGCAAAATCTTTCTGATTACAGTGGTCTGTTACTAATATTGGAACCGGGGGATGATACTGACGATACTGGCTCATTGGCTGCCGGCAAGTATTTGCGTTTGAGATTTCACGGGACGCATAATAATGCGACTGAGCAGTATCAAAAATTGTTGGATTATTGTCAAAAACATGCTTATCAGATTATTGGTCCAGCGGTTGAAACAGCTTTGATTGATTACGGTATTACCAACGAATATTCAAAATATGTGACGGAAATTCGGATTCCTATTAAAGATTAAGAAAAATTATTGACCCTCTAGTCACTAGAGAGTTTATAATTTTAAGTTAACATCATCATTTAGGGGGGATCTTATGATAGGAACAATTTTTAACGTCTGCATGATTTTAGTAGGAAGTTTCGTCGGTAGTTATTTCAAAAAAGGAATCAAGCCGGCGTATAATGAGATCCTGACACAGGCTTTGGGATTGGCTGCGATTGCCATTGGACTAAACGCCGTCGTGCAACATATGCCAAAAAGTCACTATCCAGTTTTATTCATTGTCAGTTTGGCGGTTGGAGGATTGATTGGGCAAGCACTCAATTTGGAAAAACGTTTCGATAACTTGGTTGCTAAGTTTTCTAAGCCAAAAGAGGGTGGTGGCAACAATTTGGCTGAAGGTTTAGCTACTGGTATTTTGTTATACTGTATCGGTTCATTGTCAATCTTGGGACCAATTCAAGCAGCGTTGAACAAAGATTATACTTTCCTATTTACCAATGGGATGCTTGATGGAATCACGTCCATTGTTTTGGCATCGACATTTGGTATCGGAATGGCTTTGGCCGCAGTGGCAGTTTTCACTTGGCAGGGTAGTATTTACTTGATTGCCATGTTGTTGCAAAATTCAATCAACAATAATATGATTACGGAACTGACAATAGTCGTAGGTATTTTAATCATGGCCTCTGGACTAGGTTTGTTAAATATTAAAAAAATAAAAGTTTTGAATTTATTGCCATCTTTAGTGGTACCAATCGTGGTTATCGCTGTCATGCAATTGTTTTAAATAAAATATATTTAATATGTGTGTTGCTGTAATCGTTAAAATGGCTACTTGTTGACCACAATCTGTTAAAAATAAATGAGTTGGAGGAACTGAGAGTATTCATACGCAGCGAAAGTGGCGTTAGAGCTTTAGCTCTTACACCACCGGACGTGTTGGAGACTTTCCGCTCTTTGGAAAGGCTTCAACCGAGGTTCGAGACCGTATTTTGGCTCGGACCGTGCCGCGCAGCATATGAATACTCTCAGTTCCGGAAACGGAAAGCTTCAATAGACAATTAATTATTTTAAAAGATACGACCAGACGTTCGTCTGGTCTTTTTAATTCTCGTCAAAATTGATACAATATCATAGGTAAAGATTGGGGATAAAATATAATGAAAATACTCTTCGTTGGCGATGTCGTTGGTAGTATCGGCATTAAAGCTATAGAAACATATCTACCTGAGATCAAAAAGAAGGTCAAACCACAATTAACCATTGTTAATGGTGAAAATGCGGCCGGTGGTAAGGGTACAAAAGAACCTGATTATCAAAAAATAACTCGCGCCGGAGCTGACGTCGTTACAGGAGGAAATCATACTTGGGATAAGCGTGAAATTTTAGATTTTATCGACGATCCAAAGAAGAATATTTTACGTCCCTATAATTTCTCTGGGGAAAATGTTCCCGGACGTGGTTTTCTAAAAATTAAAGTTAATACTAAAGAAGTTTACGTAATTAATATGCAGGGAA contains:
- a CDS encoding MerR family transcriptional regulator → MNQFFSIGQLAELFNIKISTLRYYDEVGLLKPAKVNTKTNYRYYSTQEFERLNVIGYLRALDLSVESIKDFFEARDIDKLEEMLKQQKSQVQAQIKVLQNVEQRIDARIGQVEDATHSKLDTIELIDLPEIPVIYLDENYRPSDDIEFPIVTLRQKYGVDKNIFLGKIALRISMEQLQQQNLSDYSGLLLILEPGDDTDDTGSLAAGKYLRLRFHGTHNNATEQYQKLLDYCQKHAYQIIGPAVETALIDYGITNEYSKYVTEIRIPIKD
- a CDS encoding DUF554 domain-containing protein, which gives rise to MIGTIFNVCMILVGSFVGSYFKKGIKPAYNEILTQALGLAAIAIGLNAVVQHMPKSHYPVLFIVSLAVGGLIGQALNLEKRFDNLVAKFSKPKEGGGNNLAEGLATGILLYCIGSLSILGPIQAALNKDYTFLFTNGMLDGITSIVLASTFGIGMALAAVAVFTWQGSIYLIAMLLQNSINNNMITELTIVVGILIMASGLGLLNIKKIKVLNLLPSLVVPIVVIAVMQLF